From a single Myotis daubentonii chromosome 5, mMyoDau2.1, whole genome shotgun sequence genomic region:
- the LOC132235112 gene encoding LOW QUALITY PROTEIN: ATP-dependent RNA helicase DDX3X-like (The sequence of the model RefSeq protein was modified relative to this genomic sequence to represent the inferred CDS: inserted 3 bases in 2 codons; substituted 1 base at 1 genomic stop codon) yields MSHVAVGNALRLDQQFAGLDMNSSDNQSGGSTASKGRYIPPHLRNREATKGFXDKDSSGWSSSKDKDAYSNFGAHGDSRGKSSFFSDRGSGSRRRFDDRGRVDYDGIGSRGDRSGFGKFERGGNSRWYDKSDEEDWSKPLPPSERLEQELFSGGNTGINFEKYDDIPVEATGSNCPPHIESFGDVEMGEIIMGNIELTRYTRPTPVQKHAIPIIKEKRDLMACXGKTAAFLLPILSQIYTDAPGKALRAMKENGRYGHHKQYPISLVLATTGEVAVQIYEEARKFSYRSRVCPCVVYGGANIGQQIGDLERGCHLLVATPGRIVDMMERGKIGLDFCKYLVLDEADRMLDMGFEPQIRRIVEQDTMPPKSVRHTMMFSATFPKEIQMLARDFLDEYIFLAVGRVSFTSENITQKVVWVEEADKRSFLLDLLNATGKDSLTLVFVETKKGADSLEDFLYHEGYACTSIHGDQSQRDREEALHQFRSGKSPILVATAEAARSLDISNVKHVINFDLPSDIEEHVHLIGHTGRVGNLGLATSFFNERNINITKDLLDLLIETKQEVPSWLESMAYKHHSCGRPKSSRFRGGFGTRDYQQSSCASSSSFSSSHSGXGGGGGHGGSRGFGGGGYGGVYNSDGYRRHYNSQGVDCFAVGHPAKQANMETTCNLARLYLVKL; encoded by the exons ATGAGTCATGTGGCGGTGGGAAATGCGCTCAGGCTGGACCAGCAGTTTGCTGGCCTAGACATGAACTCTTCAGATAATCAGAGTGGAGGAAGTACAGCCAGCAAAGGGCGCTATATTCCTCCTCACTTAAGGAACAGAGAAGCTACTAAAGGATTCTAAGATAAAGACAGTTCAGGTTGGAGTTCCAGCAAAGATAAGGATGCATACAGCAATTTTGGAGCTCATGGTGATTCAAGAGGAAAGTCTAGTTTCTTCAGTGACCGTGGAAGTGGGTCAAGAAGAAGGTTTGATGATCGTGGAAGGGTTGACTATGATGGCATTGGCAGCCGTGGTGACAGAAGTGGCTTTGGCAAATTTGAACGTGGTGGAAATAGTCGCTGGTATGACAAATCAGATGAGGAAGATTGGTCCAAACCACTCCCGCCAAGTGAACGCTTGGAACAGGAACTCTTTTCTGGAGGAAACACTGGGATTAACTTTGAGAAATATGATGATATTCCAGTTGAGGCAACAGGCAGCAACTGTCCTCCACATATTGAAAGTTTCGGTGATGTTGAGATGGGAGAGATTATTATGGGAAACATTGAGCTAACTCGTTACACTCGCCCGACTCCAGTGCAAAAGCATGCTATTCCTATTATCAAAGAGAAGAGAGACCTGATGGCTT ATGGAAAAACAGCGGCATTTCTTTTGCCCATCTTGAGTCAGATTTATACGGATGCCCCAGGCAAGGCCTTGAGGGCCATGAAGGAAAATGGAAGGTACGGGCATCACAAACAATACCCAATCTCCTTGGTATTAGCAACAACTGGAGAAGTGGCAGTACAGATTTATGAGGAAGCCAGGAAATTTTCATACAgatctagagtttgtccttgtgttGTTTACGGTGGTGCCAATATTGGTCAGCAGATTGGAGACTTAGAACGTGGATGCCACTTGTTAGTAGCTACTCCAGGACGTATAGTGGATATGATGGAAAGAGGCAAGATTGGATTAGACTTCTGCAAATACTTGGTGTTGGATGAAGCTGATCGGATGTTGGATATGGGGTTTGAACCTCAGATTCGTAGAATAGTTGAACAAGATACGATGCCACCAAAGAGCGTGCGCCACACTATGATGTTTAGTGCTACTTTCCCCAAGGAAATACAGATGCTTGCTCGCGATTTCTTGGACGAATATATCTTCTTGGCTGTAGGAAGAGTTAGCTTTACCTCTGAGAACATCACACAGAAAGTAGTGTGGGTGGAAGAGGCAGACAAGCGGTCATTTCTGCTTGACCTTCTAAATGCAACAGGCAAGGATTCACTCACCTTAGTGTTTGTAGAGACCAAAAAGGGTGCAGATTCTCTGGAGGATTTCTTATACCATGAAGGATATGCATGCACCAGTATCCATGGAGACCAATctcagagagatagagaggaggCTCTGCACCAGTTCCGCTCAGGAAAAAGCCCAATTCTAGTGGCTACAGCAGAAGCAGCAAGAAGCCTGGACATTTCAAATGTGAAACATGTCATCAATTTTGACTTGCCAAGTGATATTGAAGAACATGTCCATCTCATTGGCCATACAGGACGTGTAGGAAACCTTGGCCTTGCCACCTCATTCTTTAATGAGAGGAACATAAACATCACAAAGGATTTGTTGGATCTGCTCATTGAAACTAAGCAAGAagtgccatcttggttggaaaGCATGGCTTACAAACACCACTCTTGCGGACGACCTAAGAGTAGTCGATTCAGAGGAGGATTTGGTACCAGAGACTATCAGCAGAGCAGCTGTGCCAGCAGTTCCAGCTTCAGCAGCAgccacagtgg ggggggggggggcggccatgGCGGCAGCAGAGGGTTTGGTGGAGGTGGCTATGGAGGCGTTTACAACAGCGATGGCTACAGAAGACATTACAACTCCCAAGGGGTTGACTGCTTTGCAGTAGGTCACCCTGCCAAACAAGCTAATATGGAAACCACATGTAACTTAGCCAGACTGTACCTTGTGAAGCTTTAA